Proteins found in one Sorghum bicolor cultivar BTx623 chromosome 1, Sorghum_bicolor_NCBIv3, whole genome shotgun sequence genomic segment:
- the LOC8081443 gene encoding LOB domain-containing protein 1: MDYGNASTGSTAAPEQYNYCRSVSPPSRVSSCSPPPPPPPPPPAVLQVVGNVPPTVVLSPCAACKILRRRCADGCVLAPYFPPTEPAKFTTAHRVFGASNIIKLLQDLPESSRADAVSSMVYEAEARLRDPVYGCAGAVCRLQKQANELKVQLARAQADLLNAQAQHANLLALFCVEMANRRGGNQQQHPSSPLTTTMDGGGGSSGLFGAAYQQTFYDSDLDSATWPDHEAQLWT, translated from the exons ATGGACTACGGCAACGCGAGCACGGGCAGTACGGCGGCGCCGGAGCAATATAACTACTGTCGCTCCGTGTCGCCGCCGTCGAGGGTGTCGTCGTgctcgccaccaccaccaccgccgccgcctcctcccgcCGTCCTGCAGGTGGTGGGCAACGTGCCCCCGACCGTCGTCCTGAGCCCGTGCGCGGCGTGCAAGatcctccgccgccgctgcgCCGACGGCTGCGTGCTGGCTCCCTACTTCCCGCCGACGGAGCCCGCCAAGTTCACCACGGCGCACCGCGTGTTCGGCGCCAGCAACATCATCAAGCTCCTCCag GATTTGCCGGAGAGCTCGCGGGCGGACGCGGTGAGCAGCATGGTGTACGAGGCGGAGGCGCGGCTGCGGGACCCGGTGTACGGGTGCGCGGGGGCGGTGTGCCGGCTGCAGAAGCAGGCCAACGAGCTCAAGGTGCAGCTGGCGCGCGCGCAGGCCGACCTGCTCAACGCGCAGGCGCAGCACGCCAACCTGCTGGCCCTCTTCTGCGTCGAGATGGCCAACCGCCGCGGCGGCAACCAGCAGCAGCACCCGTCGTCGCCACTGACGACGACGATGGACGGCGGTGGCGGATCAAGCGGATTATTCGGCGCCGCGTACCAGCAGACGTTTTACGACTCGGACCTGGACTCGGCGACGTGGCCCGATCACGAAGCCCAGCTCTGGACCTAG
- the LOC8084040 gene encoding phosphatidylinositol transfer protein 2 isoform X1: MVQIKEFRIVMPMSMEEYEIGLSYTIMKMEQQNTNSKEGVEVLRQVPFEDEKLGKGQFTSKVYHLQSKIPSWMKGFAPSSALTVHEDSWCAFPKSRTVIKCPLFSKCSLTIDTVTRPDNGCSENVHNLTSEQLAAREVEIIDIASISRDYWSKVIGAPNVDLTTFKSQRTERGPLLKGWMDSCVPVMTTYKLLIMDAPIWGLGERLEDCIIAGERALFLACHRLCFAWIDEWYGMTMEQIREMERQTDMLLKKLRRCFIADAEKAREGREQARGQQEDAQRRDSGRGELHVVLDC, from the exons ATGGTTCAGATCAAAGAGTT CCGGATCGTCATGCCCATGTCGATGGAAGAG TATGAAATAGGCTTGAGCTACACCATCATGAAGATGGAGCAGCAAAACACAAATAGCAAGGAGGGTGTAGAAGTACTGCGGCAAGTCCCATTTGaggatgagaagcttggcaaggggCAATTTACCTCAAAAGTTTATCATTTGCAGAG CAAAATTCCATCATGGATGAAGGGCTTTGCACCTTCCAGCGCTCTCACAGTGCATGAGGACTCTTGGTGTGCATTTCCAAAGAGCAGAACAG TGATCAAG TGCCCACTTTTCAGCAAATGTTCACTCACCATTGACACTGTAACCAGACCTGACAACGGTTGCTCTGAAAAT GTGCACAATTTGACCAGTGAGCAATTAGCCGCAAGAGAAGTTGAGATCATCGACATCGCATCTATATCACGAGACTACTGGAGTAAGGTGATCGGTGCTCCGAATGTCGACCTGACAACCTTCAAGTCACAACGAACAGAACGAGGCCCTCTTCTGAAGGGATGGATG GATTCGTGCGTTCCGGTGATGACCACATACAAGCTGCTGATCATGGATGCTCCTATATGGGGCCTCGGCGAACGGCTCGAAGATTGCATCATTGCG GGGGAGAGGGCGCTGTTCTTGGCATGCCACCGGCTGTGCTTCGCGTGGATCGACGAGTGGTACGGCATGACCATGGAGCAGATCCGAGAGATGGAGCGGCAGACCGACATGCTGCTCAAGAAG CTGAGGCGTTGCTTCATCGCAGACGCTGAAAAAGCCCGGGAAGGCCGGGAGCAAGCACGAGGGCAACAAGAAGACGCTCAAAGACGAGATAGTGGCCGTGGGGAGCTGCACGTAGTGCTAGACTGCTAG
- the LOC8084040 gene encoding cytoplasmic phosphatidylinositol transfer protein 1 isoform X3, with protein MVQIKEFRIVMPMSMEEYEIGLSYTIMKMEQQNTNSKEGVEVLRQVPFEDEKLGKGQFTSKVYHLQSKIPSWMKGFAPSSALTVHEDSWCAFPKSRTVIKCPLFSKCSLTIDTVTRPDNGCSENVHNLTSEQLAAREVEIIDIASISRDYWSKVIGAPNVDLTTFKSQRTERGPLLKGWMDSCVPVMTTYKLLIMDAPIWGLGERLEDCIIAGERALFLACHRLCFAWIDEWYGMTMEQIREMERQTDMLLKKRQLRS; from the exons ATGGTTCAGATCAAAGAGTT CCGGATCGTCATGCCCATGTCGATGGAAGAG TATGAAATAGGCTTGAGCTACACCATCATGAAGATGGAGCAGCAAAACACAAATAGCAAGGAGGGTGTAGAAGTACTGCGGCAAGTCCCATTTGaggatgagaagcttggcaaggggCAATTTACCTCAAAAGTTTATCATTTGCAGAG CAAAATTCCATCATGGATGAAGGGCTTTGCACCTTCCAGCGCTCTCACAGTGCATGAGGACTCTTGGTGTGCATTTCCAAAGAGCAGAACAG TGATCAAG TGCCCACTTTTCAGCAAATGTTCACTCACCATTGACACTGTAACCAGACCTGACAACGGTTGCTCTGAAAAT GTGCACAATTTGACCAGTGAGCAATTAGCCGCAAGAGAAGTTGAGATCATCGACATCGCATCTATATCACGAGACTACTGGAGTAAGGTGATCGGTGCTCCGAATGTCGACCTGACAACCTTCAAGTCACAACGAACAGAACGAGGCCCTCTTCTGAAGGGATGGATG GATTCGTGCGTTCCGGTGATGACCACATACAAGCTGCTGATCATGGATGCTCCTATATGGGGCCTCGGCGAACGGCTCGAAGATTGCATCATTGCG GGGGAGAGGGCGCTGTTCTTGGCATGCCACCGGCTGTGCTTCGCGTGGATCGACGAGTGGTACGGCATGACCATGGAGCAGATCCGAGAGATGGAGCGGCAGACCGACATGCTGCTCAAGAAG AGGCAGTTACGATCCTAA
- the LOC8084040 gene encoding phosphatidylinositol transfer protein 2 isoform X2 — MVQIKEFRIVMPMSMEEYEIGLSYTIMKMEQQNTNSKEGVEVLRQVPFEDEKLGKGQFTSKVYHLQSKIPSWMKGFAPSSALTVHEDSWCAFPKSRTVIKCPLFSKCSLTIDTVTRPDNGCSENVHNLTSEQLAAREVEIIDIASISRDYWSKVIGAPNVDLTTFKSQRTERGPLLKGWMDSCVPVMTTYKLLIMDAPIWGLGERLEDCIIAGERALFLACHRLCFAWIDEWYGMTMEQIREMERQTDMLLKKTLKKPGKAGSKHEGNKKTLKDEIVAVGSCT; from the exons ATGGTTCAGATCAAAGAGTT CCGGATCGTCATGCCCATGTCGATGGAAGAG TATGAAATAGGCTTGAGCTACACCATCATGAAGATGGAGCAGCAAAACACAAATAGCAAGGAGGGTGTAGAAGTACTGCGGCAAGTCCCATTTGaggatgagaagcttggcaaggggCAATTTACCTCAAAAGTTTATCATTTGCAGAG CAAAATTCCATCATGGATGAAGGGCTTTGCACCTTCCAGCGCTCTCACAGTGCATGAGGACTCTTGGTGTGCATTTCCAAAGAGCAGAACAG TGATCAAG TGCCCACTTTTCAGCAAATGTTCACTCACCATTGACACTGTAACCAGACCTGACAACGGTTGCTCTGAAAAT GTGCACAATTTGACCAGTGAGCAATTAGCCGCAAGAGAAGTTGAGATCATCGACATCGCATCTATATCACGAGACTACTGGAGTAAGGTGATCGGTGCTCCGAATGTCGACCTGACAACCTTCAAGTCACAACGAACAGAACGAGGCCCTCTTCTGAAGGGATGGATG GATTCGTGCGTTCCGGTGATGACCACATACAAGCTGCTGATCATGGATGCTCCTATATGGGGCCTCGGCGAACGGCTCGAAGATTGCATCATTGCG GGGGAGAGGGCGCTGTTCTTGGCATGCCACCGGCTGTGCTTCGCGTGGATCGACGAGTGGTACGGCATGACCATGGAGCAGATCCGAGAGATGGAGCGGCAGACCGACATGCTGCTCAAGAAG ACGCTGAAAAAGCCCGGGAAGGCCGGGAGCAAGCACGAGGGCAACAAGAAGACGCTCAAAGACGAGATAGTGGCCGTGGGGAGCTGCACGTAG
- the LOC8084551 gene encoding low temperature-induced protein lt101.2, producing the protein MASATFLEVLLAIFLPPVGVFLRYGCGVEFWIDLLLTVLGYIPGIIYALYVLVA; encoded by the exons ATGGCGTCGGCGACGTTCCTGGAGGTGCTCCTCGCCATCTTCCTCCCGCCGGTCGGCGTCTTCCTGCGCTACGGCTGCGGC GTGGagttctggatcgacctcttgCTGACCGTACTGGGGTACATTCCGGGGATCATCTACGCCTTGTACGTGCTGGTGGCTTAA
- the LOC8084880 gene encoding DDB1- and CUL4-associated factor 8, with the protein MAAAFEAAGGRKGSCFLEVGRREIGSSFPRASSRRISGSEHIVLRMSQYGKLRGHEGCVNTVSFNPAGDLLVSGSDDTNIILWDWLSKTKKLVYPSGHQGNVFHARVMPFTDDSTIVTVAADGQVRVGQLKEGGEVTTKLVGEHDSRVHKMAIEPGSPYIFYSCGEDGLVQHFDLRSVSATKLFTCYSFFNDRRRVRLNSIAIDPQKPYYFSICGSDEYVRLYDMRRFQLDDSRNINQPVDTFCPKHLIKGGKVHITSIAYSYAREILVSYNDELIYLFQQNMGLGPNPVSVEPEFINMLDQPQVYSGHRNFRTVKGVSFFGPHDEYVVSGSDCGNVFIWRKKGGELMRMMNGDTSVVNCIEPHPHFPFMATSGIDKTVKLWTPASKKLMSLPKNANQIIASNERGREIDASRAGVTLSSDVVMHVLRLHRRQSGLHMENESTSADLSSDDDEAFYIGSGDAVRSRRENSDPRECIVT; encoded by the exons GGTGGCCGGAAGGGCAGCTGCTTCTTGGAAGTCGGCCGCCGCGAGATCGGCTCCTCCTTCCCCCGCGCCTCTTCCCGCCGAATCAGCGGCTCCGAG CATATAGTGTTGCGGATGTCTCAGTATGGAAAATTGCGTGGTCATGAAGGCTGTGTTAATACCGTAAGCTTCAACCCTGCTGGTGACCTCCTTGTGTCCGGTTCAGACGACACGAACATCATACTATGGGACTGGCTTTCTAAAACTAAAAAGCTTGTTTACCCTTCCGGCCACCAAGGAAATGTCTTCCATGCTCGTGTGATGCCATTTACTGATGACAGCACCATCGTAACTGTTGCTGCTGATGGTCAG GTACGAGTAGGACAACTGAAGGAGGGCGGTGAAGTCACAACAAAACTAGTTGGGGAGCACGATTCCCGGGTGCATAAGATGGCTATTGAACCAGGAAGCCCTTACATATTTTACAGTTGTGGAGAGGATGGCTTGGTACAGCAT TTTGACTTAAGAAGCGTTTCAGCAACAAAGCTTTTCAcctgctattctttctttaaTGACAGACGCCGTGTAAGACTGAATAGCATTGCCATTGACCCACAGAAACCTTACTATTTTTCAATTTGTGGTTCTGATGAGTATGTACGGTTGTATGACATGAGGAGATTCCAGTTGGATGATTCAAGAAACATTAACCAGCCTGTAGATACCTTCTGCCCTAAGCACCTTATTAAGGGTGGGAAGGTCCACATCACCAGTATTGCATATTCCTATGCAAGGGAGATACTTGTATCCTACAatgatgagcttatctattTGTTCCAACAAAATATGGGTCTTGGTCCAAATCCTGTGTCAGTAGAGCCAGAGTTTATCAACATGCTTGATCAGCCACAAGTATACTCAGGTCACAGGAATTTTCGAACTGTTAAGGGAGTCAGTTTCTTTGGACCACATGATGAATATGTTGTGAGTGGATCAGATTGTGGGAATGTATTCATATGGAGGAAGAAGGGAGGTGAATTGATGAGGATGATGAATGGTGACACAAGTGTAGTTAACTGCATTGAACCCCACCCGCATTTCCCGTTCATGGCTACCAGTGGGATTGATAAAACTGTTAAGCTTTGGACTCCTGCATCGAAAAAATTGATGTCACTGCCTAAAAATGCAAACCAA ATAATAGCCTCCAATGAACGTGGGAGAGAAATTGATGCTTCTCGAGCAGGAGTGACACTTTCATCTGATGTCGTCATGCATGTGTTGAGGTTACATAGGAGACAGTCTGGACTGCATATGGAGAATGAATCAACTAGTGCAGATttgtccagtgatgatgatgaggctTTCTACATTGGATCTGGTGATGCGGTAAGGAGCCGAAGGGAAAACTCTGATCCCAGGGAATGCATTGTGACATAG